From the Streptomyces nigrescens genome, one window contains:
- the eda gene encoding bifunctional 4-hydroxy-2-oxoglutarate aldolase/2-dehydro-3-deoxy-phosphogluconate aldolase, giving the protein MGGVTSAASSPAPSSPSVLGLAPVIPVVVLHDADDAVPLARALVAGGLPAIEVTLRTPAALEAIRAVSEEVPEAVIGAGTLLAPGQVEAALAAGSRFLVSPGWSPRLLGAMKDSGVPFLPGVSTVSEVVTLLDEGVTEMKFFPAEAAGGTPYLHSLASPLPRARFCPTGGIGLASAPSYLALPNVGCVGGTWMLPADALAAKDWDRVRQLAQEAGALAA; this is encoded by the coding sequence ATGGGCGGCGTGACCAGCGCCGCCTCCTCCCCCGCGCCCTCCTCCCCCTCGGTTCTCGGGCTCGCCCCCGTCATCCCGGTCGTCGTGCTGCACGACGCCGACGACGCCGTACCGCTCGCCCGTGCGCTCGTCGCGGGCGGACTGCCCGCGATCGAGGTGACCCTGCGGACGCCCGCGGCGCTGGAAGCGATCCGGGCCGTCTCCGAGGAAGTCCCCGAAGCGGTGATCGGCGCGGGCACCCTGCTCGCCCCCGGGCAGGTCGAGGCCGCCCTCGCGGCCGGCTCCCGCTTCCTGGTGAGCCCCGGCTGGTCGCCGCGGCTGCTGGGCGCGATGAAGGACTCCGGGGTGCCGTTCCTGCCGGGAGTCTCGACGGTTTCGGAGGTGGTGACCCTGCTGGACGAGGGCGTCACCGAGATGAAGTTCTTCCCGGCGGAGGCGGCGGGCGGCACCCCCTACCTCCACTCGCTGGCCTCGCCCCTCCCCCGGGCCCGCTTCTGCCCGACCGGCGGGATCGGCCTGGCGTCGGCGCCGTCCTATCTGGCGCTGCCCAACGTCGGCTGCGTCGGCGGCACCTGGATGCTGCCGGCCGACGCGCTGGCCGCGAAGGACTGGGACCGGGTGCGCCAACTCGCCCAGGAGGCGGGGGCATTGGCGGCCTGA
- a CDS encoding MerR family transcriptional regulator — protein MRIGELAGLIGVSTRAVRHYHHLGLLPEPERRANGYRDYGLRDAVALARVRRLTELGLGLDEVRDVLADDAGRELHEVLDELDADLARQEEELRARRARLAAVRRQAEEHGGLPAEGPVSDELAALFAEMARTSAARPGPEPAMASKEREVLALLESMGGEEGNKRMVELIGEMATAPGAIERTYEVYGLLDALVEAGTDDPRVEEAARALADCIPDAVIAEVDREQWERAAGPGAEVDGGFLAAYYGHFAPAQARAVRRAIQLVAERAR, from the coding sequence ATGAGAATCGGTGAGCTTGCAGGTCTGATCGGTGTCAGCACCCGTGCCGTGCGCCACTACCACCATCTGGGGCTGCTGCCCGAGCCGGAACGGCGTGCCAATGGCTACCGGGACTACGGGCTGCGGGACGCGGTGGCGCTCGCGCGGGTGCGGCGGCTGACGGAGCTGGGGCTCGGGCTGGACGAGGTGCGGGACGTCCTGGCCGACGACGCGGGGCGTGAGCTGCACGAGGTGCTGGACGAGCTGGATGCGGATCTGGCCCGTCAGGAAGAGGAGCTGCGGGCGCGGCGGGCGCGGCTGGCCGCCGTGCGGCGGCAGGCCGAGGAGCACGGCGGGCTGCCTGCCGAGGGCCCCGTGTCGGACGAACTGGCGGCGCTGTTCGCGGAGATGGCGCGTACCTCGGCCGCACGGCCGGGCCCGGAGCCCGCCATGGCGTCGAAGGAGCGGGAGGTGCTGGCGCTGCTGGAGTCGATGGGAGGGGAGGAGGGGAACAAGCGGATGGTGGAGCTGATCGGGGAGATGGCCACGGCGCCGGGGGCGATCGAGCGGACGTACGAGGTGTACGGGTTGCTCGATGCGCTGGTGGAGGCCGGGACGGACGATCCGCGGGTGGAAGAGGCCGCGCGGGCGCTCGCCGACTGCATTCCGGACGCGGTGATCGCGGAGGTCGACAGGGAGCAGTGGGAGCGGGCGGCCGGGCCGGGCGCCGAGGTGGACGGCGGTTTCCTGGCGGCGTACTACGGGCACTTCGCGCCCGCCCAGGCCCGGGCCGTACGCCGGGCGATCCAGCTGGTCGCGGAGCGTGCGCGATGA
- a CDS encoding Nif3-like dinuclear metal center hexameric protein — protein MPVLSEVLTALDALWPPERAEGWDAVGTVCGDPGAEVRRVLFAVDPVQEIVDEAVKLGADLLVTHHPLYLRGTTTVAASTFKGKVVHTLIKHDIALHVAHTNADTADPGVSDALAGALDLRIVGPLVPDPSDPAGRRGLGRICELPHPMTLAELAAHAAERLPATAQGIRAAGDPAREIRTLAVSGGSGDSLFDDVRAAGVDAFLTADLRHHPASEATQKSPLALLDAAHWATEWPWCEQAAAQLDAVSDRHDWGLRTHVSRTVTDPWTAHAASTRLVTPTHTTGAPR, from the coding sequence GTGCCCGTACTGTCTGAAGTCCTCACCGCGCTCGACGCCCTCTGGCCCCCCGAGCGGGCCGAAGGGTGGGACGCCGTCGGCACGGTCTGCGGAGATCCCGGCGCCGAGGTCCGCCGTGTGCTGTTCGCCGTCGACCCGGTCCAGGAAATCGTCGACGAGGCGGTGAAGCTCGGCGCCGACCTGCTCGTCACCCACCATCCGCTCTATCTGCGCGGTACGACGACGGTCGCGGCCTCGACCTTCAAGGGCAAGGTCGTGCACACCCTCATCAAGCACGACATCGCCCTGCATGTCGCGCACACCAACGCCGACACCGCCGACCCCGGTGTCTCCGACGCCCTGGCCGGCGCCCTGGACCTGCGCATCGTCGGCCCCCTGGTCCCGGACCCGAGCGATCCGGCGGGCCGCCGCGGCCTGGGCCGGATCTGTGAGCTGCCGCATCCGATGACGCTGGCCGAGCTCGCCGCCCACGCCGCCGAGCGGCTGCCCGCCACCGCGCAGGGCATCCGGGCGGCCGGCGACCCGGCCCGCGAGATCCGGACCCTCGCCGTCTCCGGCGGCTCCGGCGACAGCCTCTTCGACGACGTACGGGCGGCCGGTGTGGATGCGTTCCTCACCGCCGATCTGCGCCACCACCCGGCCTCCGAGGCCACCCAGAAGAGCCCGCTGGCGCTGCTCGACGCCGCCCACTGGGCCACCGAATGGCCGTGGTGCGAGCAGGCCGCGGCCCAGCTCGACGCGGTCTCCGACCGGCACGACTGGGGACTGCGTACGCATGTCTCCCGTACGGTCACCGATCCCTGGACCGCCCACGCGGCGTCCACCCGACTCGTCACCCCGACGCACACCACAGGAGCCCCACGCTGA
- a CDS encoding GNAT family N-acetyltransferase — translation MVALETPRLILRRWREEDIAPMAAVNADPEVMRWIRDGSVRDEQQTRGGVQAWESEWESQGFGLFAVEIRSTGELAGFTGLSVPDFLPEVLPAVEIGWRLGRPHWGQGLATEAAAAAVRFGFEERGLERIVSITQVGNDASERIMTKLGMHPVRETVNPTYGRRVRVYELSSDQYATTTR, via the coding sequence ATGGTCGCGCTTGAGACTCCCCGTTTGATCCTGCGTCGCTGGCGCGAGGAAGACATTGCGCCCATGGCTGCCGTCAATGCCGACCCCGAGGTCATGCGGTGGATCCGTGACGGCAGCGTCCGTGACGAACAGCAGACTCGCGGCGGGGTCCAGGCATGGGAGAGCGAGTGGGAGTCACAGGGCTTCGGCCTGTTCGCCGTGGAGATCCGGTCCACCGGCGAGCTGGCCGGGTTCACCGGCCTTTCGGTGCCCGACTTCTTGCCGGAGGTACTGCCGGCTGTTGAGATCGGCTGGCGGCTGGGACGTCCCCACTGGGGGCAGGGCTTGGCCACCGAGGCCGCTGCGGCCGCCGTACGGTTCGGGTTCGAAGAGCGAGGGCTGGAGCGGATCGTCAGCATCACTCAAGTGGGCAACGACGCCTCCGAACGGATCATGACCAAACTGGGGATGCATCCGGTCCGTGAGACCGTCAATCCCACCTACGGTCGACGAGTACGGGTGTACGAGTTGTCGTCGGACCAGTACGCCACAACCACTCGTTGA
- a CDS encoding bifunctional RNase H/acid phosphatase: MARTLIVEADGGSRGNPGPAGYGAVVLDPETGEALAEAAEFIGTATNNVAEYKGLVAGLRAAHALDPQACVRVRMDSKLVVEQMSGRWKIKHPDMKPLAAEARSVFPPARVTYEWIPRAQNKHADRLANEAMDAGKIGKQWEPRDSRAALATAAAPARSAAARAADEAAESAEAADAAPSAPPAGWGAPDLGPPATFVLLRHGETALTPEKRFSGSGGTDPELSAAGRRQAEATAAALAARGTIQAVVSSPLRRCRETAEAVAARLGLEVRIEEGLRETDFGAWEGLTFAEVRERFPEDLDAWLGSARVAPTGGGESFAAVARRVAVARDKLLARYAGRTVLLVTHVTPVKTLVRLALGAPPESLFRMELSAASLSAVAYFSDGNASVRLLNDTSHLR; encoded by the coding sequence GTGGCACGCACGCTGATCGTCGAGGCGGACGGCGGCTCCCGGGGCAACCCGGGGCCGGCCGGCTACGGCGCGGTCGTCCTGGACCCGGAGACCGGCGAGGCGCTGGCCGAGGCCGCCGAGTTCATCGGCACCGCGACCAACAACGTCGCCGAGTACAAGGGGCTGGTGGCCGGTCTGCGGGCGGCGCACGCCCTCGATCCGCAGGCGTGCGTCCGGGTGCGGATGGACTCCAAGCTCGTCGTCGAGCAGATGTCCGGGCGCTGGAAGATCAAGCACCCGGACATGAAGCCGCTGGCCGCCGAGGCCCGGTCGGTCTTCCCGCCCGCCCGGGTGACCTACGAGTGGATCCCCCGCGCGCAGAACAAGCACGCCGACCGGCTCGCCAACGAGGCGATGGACGCCGGGAAGATCGGCAAGCAGTGGGAGCCGCGCGACTCCAGGGCGGCGCTCGCCACCGCCGCAGCCCCCGCCCGCAGCGCCGCCGCCCGGGCCGCCGATGAGGCCGCCGAGTCGGCGGAGGCGGCGGACGCGGCCCCGAGTGCCCCGCCGGCCGGCTGGGGCGCCCCCGACCTCGGTCCGCCCGCGACCTTCGTCCTGCTGCGGCACGGCGAGACCGCGCTGACGCCCGAGAAGCGGTTCTCGGGCAGCGGCGGCACCGACCCCGAGCTGTCCGCCGCCGGGCGCCGCCAGGCCGAGGCGACCGCCGCCGCGCTCGCCGCCCGGGGCACGATCCAGGCCGTCGTCAGCTCCCCGCTGCGGCGCTGCCGGGAGACCGCCGAGGCGGTCGCGGCCCGGCTCGGCCTGGAGGTCCGTATCGAGGAGGGCCTGCGCGAGACCGACTTCGGGGCATGGGAGGGGCTGACCTTCGCCGAGGTGCGTGAGCGCTTCCCCGAGGACCTCGACGCCTGGCTCGGCTCCGCCAGGGTGGCGCCCACGGGAGGCGGCGAGTCCTTCGCGGCGGTCGCCCGCCGGGTCGCCGTCGCCCGCGACAAGCTCCTCGCCCGGTACGCGGGCAGGACGGTGCTGCTGGTCACGCATGTGACACCGGTCAAGACGCTGGTCCGGCTGGCGCTGGGCGCCCCGCCGGAGTCGCTGTTCCGGATGGAGCTCTCCGCGGCATCGCTCTCCGCGGTCGCCTACTTCTCCGACGGCAATGCCTCGGTGCGGCTGCTGAACGACACCTCGCATCTGCGGTAG
- a CDS encoding tetratricopeptide repeat protein: MDGHAEDDGRVYQSSRDQHISEYHYHGSDEPGSAGPDSVRRPAVGRAPVVLRDRAEVLERLRASVAEEDGGQAFVLHGMGGCGKTAVAHAFFQFATEVSGRVGLWVNASDRASLRSGMLAVAADRGATDGELLAARNGLRPGADLVWEHLDRSAEPWLLVLDNADDPEILRDGSWLRTSPGGIVVVTTRRAAARWWPGAELQHIGVLPREDAARVLCDLAPQSGTLKQASAIADRLGRLPLALTLAGGFLSHQVLDPWTMDAYRRHLEEGERVELIDQGADLLSDTDPRHLVGRTWQLTLDAFEARGLPEAVSLLRLLARFASEPLPLTLLNRPEISGVLPRARTETALRALLDQSLTELVNVGVRCIQSHGVLLDSVASATPSDSLSTLNSTACRLLDAAIPKLPDAGPEDPHLRLLSPHVIALLQRGANSATTADLVDIATRLATALHRTGDYLSAWEAAHNTVALSEQILGSEHRLVLAARSRAGRALFRLGKYSEAEPLLRQVRSTQERLFGAHDPDTLDSSHGLQLVLGNLGKQAEALSLLHATIAGRQSSLGPAHPLTLRSRASLLTILSAAELEREDNSALLSLPSECERHLGPDHTVTLGARHNHSWALYVLGHFNEADEEIRLVADTYERRFGSDYPIALSAQQLYARIQHKLGNFEAAVSLMNDVTERRTNSLGAGHPFTAASRKVLAELRENPRTAP; the protein is encoded by the coding sequence ATGGACGGCCATGCCGAAGATGACGGCCGCGTCTACCAATCATCGCGTGACCAACACATCAGCGAGTACCACTATCACGGCAGCGATGAACCTGGCTCGGCCGGCCCGGACTCAGTTCGACGCCCGGCAGTGGGCCGAGCACCCGTGGTTTTGCGCGACCGCGCCGAAGTGCTCGAGCGCTTACGGGCGAGTGTCGCGGAAGAGGATGGCGGTCAAGCCTTCGTTCTTCACGGCATGGGAGGCTGCGGCAAGACTGCTGTCGCTCACGCCTTCTTTCAATTCGCCACGGAGGTCAGCGGCCGTGTCGGCCTATGGGTGAACGCCTCCGACCGTGCGAGCCTGCGCTCCGGCATGCTCGCCGTTGCCGCTGACCGTGGTGCCACAGACGGCGAGCTATTGGCTGCTCGCAACGGACTGCGGCCTGGAGCCGACCTCGTGTGGGAACACCTCGACCGATCCGCTGAGCCGTGGCTGCTGGTACTGGACAACGCAGATGATCCCGAGATTTTGCGGGATGGAAGCTGGCTGCGTACCAGCCCTGGCGGCATCGTGGTGGTCACGACACGGCGTGCGGCTGCTCGCTGGTGGCCAGGAGCGGAGTTGCAGCATATTGGGGTACTACCGCGGGAAGACGCTGCACGGGTGCTGTGCGACCTGGCGCCGCAGAGCGGCACGTTGAAGCAGGCTTCGGCGATCGCGGACAGGCTCGGCCGACTACCGCTCGCGCTGACGCTGGCCGGCGGCTTCCTGTCCCACCAAGTGCTCGACCCCTGGACGATGGACGCCTATAGACGACACCTCGAGGAAGGCGAGCGTGTCGAACTCATCGACCAAGGAGCTGACCTCTTGTCGGATACAGATCCACGTCACCTGGTAGGGCGTACTTGGCAACTCACGCTCGACGCATTCGAAGCTCGCGGCCTGCCCGAGGCAGTGTCACTGCTTCGCTTGCTTGCCCGTTTCGCTTCGGAGCCGCTGCCGCTGACCTTACTGAATCGTCCTGAAATCAGTGGTGTCCTCCCTCGGGCTCGCACTGAAACGGCACTGCGAGCGTTGCTCGACCAATCGCTTACTGAACTGGTTAACGTTGGCGTGCGGTGTATTCAAAGCCACGGCGTACTGCTCGATAGCGTCGCTTCCGCCACGCCATCAGATTCGCTTAGCACCCTCAACTCAACAGCCTGCCGACTGTTGGATGCCGCGATTCCTAAACTGCCTGACGCCGGCCCGGAAGACCCGCATCTACGGCTTCTCAGCCCTCACGTCATCGCCTTGTTGCAGCGTGGCGCGAATTCCGCAACAACGGCCGATTTGGTGGATATCGCGACCCGCCTGGCCACTGCTCTCCATCGCACTGGGGACTACCTGTCTGCCTGGGAGGCCGCCCATAATACGGTGGCACTTTCGGAGCAAATCCTCGGTTCGGAGCATCGCTTGGTTTTGGCCGCGCGTTCCAGGGCGGGGCGAGCACTGTTCCGGCTGGGAAAGTATTCCGAGGCCGAGCCACTGCTACGCCAGGTCCGAAGCACTCAGGAGCGGCTGTTTGGAGCCCATGATCCGGACACTCTGGACAGCAGCCACGGACTTCAACTAGTGCTTGGAAACCTCGGTAAACAGGCGGAAGCTCTGTCCTTGCTCCACGCCACGATTGCGGGCCGACAATCGTCACTCGGGCCTGCCCATCCATTGACACTGCGCTCCCGGGCCAGCCTGCTCACGATACTGTCGGCGGCCGAACTCGAAAGGGAAGATAACTCTGCATTGCTCTCCCTGCCTTCGGAATGTGAGCGGCACCTCGGCCCGGACCACACGGTCACGCTGGGAGCAAGACACAACCATTCCTGGGCACTTTACGTACTCGGGCACTTCAACGAGGCCGATGAGGAGATTCGGCTGGTCGCGGACACATATGAACGTCGCTTCGGGTCCGATTACCCCATCGCACTTTCGGCGCAACAGCTATATGCTCGAATTCAACATAAACTCGGAAACTTTGAGGCGGCGGTAAGCCTCATGAATGACGTCACGGAAAGGCGGACGAACAGTCTCGGCGCGGGTCACCCTTTTACAGCTGCCAGCAGGAAGGTGCTTGCTGAGCTCAGGGAAAATCCGCGAACTGCGCCCTGA
- a CDS encoding RNB domain-containing ribonuclease encodes MPRLHMHVTDAAEAPLRVALHELRGRLEIPDHFPPTAQAEAESAARAPRIPAADGAVATEHTLEDATDLPLFTIDPPGSLDLDQAMFLSRRPAPRGSKARGGYRVHYAIADAASFVTPGGALDAEAHHRVTTLYFPDERVPLHPYVLSEGAASLLPDRDRPAVLWQLDLDADGDLTGTSVRRALVRSRAKLDYAGVQRILDDDTAEEPLALLREIGQLREEREVARGAISLNVPEQEIVEQDGCYTLEYRAPLPAYAWNAQISLLTGMAAAELMLASGTGILRTLPTAPDGSVARLRLTARALGVDWPHHTSYAALIRTLDPRRATHAAFLQECTALLRGAGYTVFDGTAPPAAEALHAAVAAPYAHATAPLRRLVDRYTSELCLAASAGAAPPDWVRTALPALPREMELGTQRANQVERACVDLVEAALLRDRVGEIFEALVVEIQEKDPTHGTVHLYDPAVIGTVETAPEGPALPLGHRIPVRLAEAEPGHHPVRFTPA; translated from the coding sequence ATGCCCCGTCTCCATATGCATGTGACCGACGCAGCCGAGGCCCCGCTGCGTGTCGCGCTGCATGAGCTGCGCGGCCGGCTGGAGATCCCGGACCACTTCCCGCCCACGGCACAGGCCGAGGCGGAGAGCGCGGCCCGCGCCCCGCGGATCCCCGCCGCCGACGGTGCCGTGGCGACCGAGCACACCCTGGAGGACGCCACCGACCTCCCCCTCTTCACCATCGATCCGCCCGGCTCCCTCGATCTCGACCAGGCGATGTTCCTGTCCCGCCGCCCGGCGCCGCGCGGGTCGAAGGCCAGGGGCGGCTACCGCGTCCACTACGCCATCGCCGATGCCGCCTCCTTCGTGACCCCCGGCGGGGCCCTGGACGCCGAGGCGCACCACCGTGTGACGACCCTCTACTTCCCCGACGAGCGGGTCCCGCTGCACCCGTACGTGCTCAGCGAGGGCGCCGCCAGCCTGCTGCCCGACCGGGACCGCCCGGCCGTCCTGTGGCAGCTCGACCTCGACGCGGACGGCGACCTGACCGGCACCTCCGTACGCCGCGCCCTGGTCCGCTCGCGCGCCAAGCTGGACTACGCGGGTGTCCAGCGGATCCTCGACGACGACACGGCCGAGGAACCCCTCGCCCTGCTGCGTGAGATCGGACAGCTGCGGGAGGAGCGGGAGGTCGCCCGGGGCGCGATATCCCTGAACGTCCCCGAGCAGGAGATCGTCGAGCAGGACGGCTGCTACACCCTCGAATACCGAGCCCCCCTCCCGGCCTACGCCTGGAACGCGCAGATCTCCCTGCTCACCGGCATGGCCGCGGCCGAGCTGATGCTGGCCTCCGGCACCGGCATCCTCCGTACGCTGCCGACCGCCCCGGACGGCTCGGTCGCCCGGCTCCGGCTGACCGCCCGTGCGCTCGGCGTCGACTGGCCCCACCACACCTCGTACGCGGCGCTGATCCGCACCCTCGACCCGCGTCGCGCCACCCACGCCGCCTTCCTCCAGGAGTGCACCGCCCTGCTGCGCGGCGCCGGCTACACCGTCTTCGACGGCACGGCGCCCCCTGCCGCCGAGGCCCTGCACGCCGCCGTCGCCGCCCCCTACGCGCACGCCACCGCGCCGCTGCGGCGCCTGGTCGACCGCTACACCTCCGAGCTGTGCCTGGCCGCCTCGGCCGGCGCCGCACCGCCCGACTGGGTCCGCACCGCGCTGCCCGCGCTGCCCCGGGAGATGGAGCTGGGCACCCAGCGCGCCAACCAGGTGGAGCGGGCCTGCGTCGACCTCGTCGAGGCGGCGCTGCTGCGCGACCGGGTCGGCGAGATCTTCGAGGCGCTGGTCGTCGAGATCCAGGAGAAGGACCCCACCCACGGCACCGTCCACCTCTACGACCCGGCCGTCATCGGCACCGTCGAAACCGCCCCGGAAGGTCCCGCGCTGCCCCTCGGCCACCGCATCCCGGTCCGCCTCGCCGAGGCCGAACCGGGCCACCACCCGGTCCGCTTCACCCCTGCCTGA
- a CDS encoding zinc ribbon domain-containing protein, with protein sequence MNAAPADQIRLLDVQALDVRLTQLAHRGNNLPELAELQTLEADLIQQRDLLVAAQTEESDTSREQTKAEQDVDQVRQRAARDQKRLDSGAVTSPKDLENLQRELTSLAKRQADLEDVVLEVMERREAAQERVTELTARAEAIQAKVDDATTRRDAAYAEIDAERATVSKERELTVADIPADLLKLYDKIRAKEGGVGAARLYQRRCEGCRLELNITEVNDVRAAAADAVLRCENCSRILVRTPDSGL encoded by the coding sequence CTGAACGCCGCGCCCGCCGACCAGATCCGCCTCCTCGACGTCCAGGCCCTGGACGTGAGGCTCACCCAGCTCGCCCACCGGGGCAACAACCTCCCCGAGCTGGCCGAGCTGCAGACCCTGGAGGCCGACCTCATCCAGCAGCGCGACCTGCTCGTCGCCGCGCAGACCGAGGAGAGCGACACCAGCCGCGAGCAGACCAAGGCCGAACAGGACGTGGACCAGGTGCGCCAGCGCGCCGCCCGCGACCAGAAGCGCCTCGACTCCGGTGCCGTCACCTCCCCCAAGGACCTGGAGAACCTCCAGCGCGAACTGACCTCGCTGGCCAAGCGCCAGGCCGACCTGGAGGACGTCGTCCTGGAGGTCATGGAGCGCCGGGAGGCCGCCCAGGAGCGGGTCACCGAGCTCACCGCCCGGGCCGAGGCCATCCAGGCCAAGGTCGACGACGCCACCACGCGCCGGGACGCCGCCTACGCCGAGATCGACGCCGAGCGCGCGACGGTCTCCAAGGAGCGCGAGCTGACCGTCGCCGACATCCCGGCCGATCTGCTCAAGCTCTACGACAAGATCCGCGCCAAGGAGGGCGGCGTCGGCGCGGCCCGCCTCTACCAGCGCCGCTGCGAGGGCTGCCGGCTGGAGCTGAACATCACCGAGGTCAACGACGTGCGCGCGGCCGCCGCCGACGCCGTCCTGCGCTGCGAGAACTGCAGCCGCATCCTGGTCCGCACGCCCGACTCGGGTCTGTAG
- a CDS encoding DUF6879 family protein has translation MFESFQRSTSEYLDRPSYHEDFRCQYESGIRSLSKLERGQNFKERGFPSWEAFAAGEWNRALSLIEEKREIYAAQFQKAAELGILERRLRVVQFPVTPYVQWELFVLRLRVELGDSIRVMDARKISDIEVDHLVPEVVILGDEVMYEVVYDDDGNAAGANRIADQMAIEETSAGFDALYHRGEDFTEFFNREIAPLDPPSVVH, from the coding sequence GTGTTTGAGTCGTTCCAGCGCAGTACCTCAGAGTATTTGGATCGGCCAAGCTATCACGAGGACTTTCGCTGCCAATATGAGAGCGGCATCCGCTCCTTGAGTAAGCTCGAGCGTGGGCAGAATTTCAAGGAGCGAGGTTTTCCTAGCTGGGAAGCCTTCGCCGCCGGCGAGTGGAATAGAGCGCTTTCCTTGATTGAGGAGAAGCGTGAAATCTATGCCGCCCAGTTCCAGAAGGCTGCTGAGCTCGGCATTCTGGAGCGTCGGCTTCGCGTAGTGCAGTTCCCTGTCACTCCGTACGTACAGTGGGAATTGTTCGTGCTTCGCCTACGGGTGGAATTGGGCGATAGTATCCGAGTGATGGATGCCCGCAAAATCTCAGATATCGAAGTCGATCACCTTGTGCCAGAGGTTGTGATCCTTGGCGATGAGGTCATGTACGAGGTGGTTTATGACGACGACGGGAACGCGGCGGGAGCCAATCGGATCGCGGATCAAATGGCAATTGAAGAAACTTCCGCAGGCTTCGATGCGCTTTATCATCGAGGGGAAGATTTCACAGAGTTCTTCAACCGGGAAATTGCGCCACTCGACCCTCCGTCGGTCGTTCATTGA
- the yaaA gene encoding peroxide stress protein YaaA → MLVLLPPSEGKASAEAGAPLDTGALSLPGLTAARETVLEELVELCAADETKAQEVLGLSEGLKGEIAKNAGLRTAGTRPAGEIYTGVLYDALGLASLDAAARQRAERSLLVFSGLWGAVRIGDRIPSYRCSMGVKLPGLGALGAYWRAPMAEVLPAAAGEGLVLDLRSAAYATAWKPKGEVAGRTATVRVLQSKIVAGVEKRSVVSHFNKATKGRLVRDLLSAGLDPDGPAELVAALRELGYAVEAQAPAKGGKAWAVDVIVTEL, encoded by the coding sequence GTGCTCGTGCTGTTGCCGCCGTCCGAAGGGAAGGCCTCCGCGGAGGCCGGGGCTCCGCTGGACACCGGTGCGCTGTCGCTGCCGGGGCTGACCGCGGCGCGCGAGACGGTGCTGGAGGAGCTCGTCGAGCTGTGCGCGGCGGACGAGACCAAGGCCCAGGAGGTGCTCGGGCTCAGCGAGGGCCTCAAGGGCGAGATCGCCAAGAACGCGGGGCTGCGGACGGCGGGGACCCGGCCGGCCGGGGAGATCTACACCGGGGTGCTCTACGACGCGCTCGGCCTGGCGTCGCTGGACGCGGCGGCGCGGCAGCGGGCCGAGCGGTCGCTGCTGGTGTTCTCGGGGCTGTGGGGCGCGGTACGGATCGGTGACCGGATTCCGTCGTACCGCTGCTCGATGGGGGTGAAGCTGCCGGGGCTCGGTGCGCTGGGCGCGTACTGGCGGGCGCCGATGGCCGAGGTGCTGCCGGCGGCGGCCGGGGAGGGCCTGGTGCTGGATCTGCGGTCGGCGGCGTATGCGACGGCGTGGAAGCCCAAGGGTGAGGTGGCGGGGCGGACCGCGACGGTGCGGGTGCTGCAGTCGAAGATCGTGGCCGGGGTGGAGAAGCGGTCGGTGGTCAGCCACTTCAACAAGGCGACGAAGGGGCGGCTGGTGCGGGATCTGCTGTCGGCGGGGCTCGATCCGGACGGTCCGGCGGAGCTGGTGGCGGCGCTGCGGGAGCTGGGTTACGCGGTGGAGGCGCAGGCCCCCGCGAAGGGCGGCAAGGCGTGGGCGGTCGATGTGATCGTGACGGAGCTGTAG